From a single Stackebrandtia endophytica genomic region:
- a CDS encoding MCE family protein: protein MSDAGDPMDTEPAKRRPSPRPRPAAGAAVGGSSPAASPPTRPNRPRNLKRTGAITLVVALIAILGAFQLDDLLLLAGGNSYTAQFRDAGGLTPGTEVRVAGVKVGKVTAVDLAGLGTAQPHVAVDFRIEADVAMGEQTSASVRLKTVLGQRYLAVEPAGSGTLTDSVIPMARTATPLDVVDAVNNLAGTLDEIDTEQLAEAMGVLSETFADTGDDVGASLEGLSALSQTLASRDEELADLLDSARRVTDVLAERDDEFVQLVVDGNRLLREVSDRKDAIRELLATTVWLSEELQGLVDDQEDRLGPALDQLEGVVTLLRDNQENLEHTLTTMGPFIQAFSNVVGNGRWFDSYIDGLLQPFAPEVK from the coding sequence ATGAGCGACGCGGGGGATCCGATGGACACCGAACCGGCGAAACGTCGGCCCAGTCCGCGCCCACGGCCGGCGGCCGGAGCGGCGGTCGGCGGTTCATCGCCCGCGGCTTCACCGCCGACCCGCCCGAACCGGCCCCGCAACCTCAAACGCACCGGCGCCATCACCCTGGTGGTCGCCCTCATCGCGATACTGGGCGCCTTCCAACTGGACGACCTGCTGCTGTTGGCCGGCGGCAACTCCTACACCGCGCAGTTTCGCGACGCGGGGGGACTGACACCGGGCACCGAGGTACGGGTCGCCGGAGTCAAGGTCGGAAAGGTGACCGCCGTCGACCTCGCGGGCCTGGGCACCGCGCAACCCCATGTGGCCGTTGACTTCCGCATCGAGGCCGACGTCGCCATGGGTGAACAGACCAGCGCCTCGGTCCGGTTGAAGACCGTCCTGGGACAGCGCTACCTGGCGGTGGAACCGGCCGGTTCGGGAACCCTGACGGACTCGGTGATCCCGATGGCGCGCACCGCGACCCCACTGGACGTCGTCGACGCGGTCAACAACCTCGCCGGGACCCTCGACGAGATCGACACCGAACAACTCGCCGAGGCCATGGGGGTGCTCTCGGAGACCTTCGCCGACACCGGCGACGACGTCGGGGCCTCCCTGGAGGGACTGTCCGCGCTGTCGCAGACCCTGGCCTCCCGCGACGAGGAACTGGCCGACCTGTTGGACAGTGCCCGCCGGGTCACCGACGTACTGGCCGAACGCGACGACGAGTTCGTGCAACTGGTCGTCGACGGAAACCGACTGCTGCGAGAGGTCTCCGACCGCAAGGACGCGATCCGGGAACTGCTGGCGACCACCGTGTGGTTGTCGGAGGAGTTGCAGGGACTGGTCGACGACCAGGAGGACCGGCTAGGGCCGGCGCTCGACCAACTGGAGGGGGTGGTGACCCTGTTGCGCGACAACCAGGAGAACCTGGAACACACCCTCACCACCATGGGGCCGTTCATCCAGGCGTTCTCCAATGTGGTCGGCAACGGCCGCTGGTTCGACTCCTATATCGACGGACTCCTGCAACCGTTCGCGCCGGAGGTGAAGTGA
- a CDS encoding MCE family protein has protein sequence MTLSAILRHRWIVTAVVVVLGVTAVVWWQVTATAGRQITAEFVRAVGVYVGSDVRVLGVKVGEITKVEPDGEVVRVTLVVDDEYDIPADATAIVIPPSVVADRYIQLSPAYTGGPTLPDGANLGPRNTVVPMELDEVYASLDEFAAALGENGDLAELIEVARDNLEGNGEALGQSLDDLAEVTEVLNGNRDDLWTTVDNLADFTSALAESDAQMELFNDQLADVSTQLADERDTLGQAITQLTIALRDISGFIDDNADQLVSNVEELAQLSGVFAKQQEALITILDYAPVALTNLDLAYNARSGTLDTRDDVLGQYDPASFLCAQLAHAVGIESVPQACIDLANALSASDLPMPPELLDLVGLVPGVNP, from the coding sequence ATGACCCTGTCGGCGATACTGCGTCACCGCTGGATCGTGACCGCCGTGGTGGTCGTCCTCGGAGTCACCGCCGTCGTGTGGTGGCAGGTCACCGCCACGGCCGGCCGCCAGATCACCGCCGAATTCGTCCGGGCCGTCGGTGTCTACGTCGGATCGGACGTGCGGGTCCTCGGCGTCAAGGTCGGTGAAATCACCAAAGTGGAGCCCGACGGCGAGGTCGTCCGCGTCACGCTGGTCGTCGACGACGAATACGACATACCCGCCGACGCCACCGCGATCGTCATCCCGCCCTCGGTCGTCGCCGACCGGTACATCCAGCTCAGCCCCGCCTACACCGGCGGACCCACCCTGCCCGACGGCGCCAACCTCGGGCCCAGGAACACCGTCGTCCCGATGGAACTCGACGAGGTGTACGCCTCACTCGACGAATTCGCGGCGGCGCTTGGCGAGAACGGGGACCTGGCCGAACTCATCGAGGTCGCCAGAGACAACCTCGAAGGCAACGGTGAAGCCCTCGGTCAGTCGCTCGACGACCTGGCCGAGGTCACCGAAGTCCTCAACGGCAACCGTGACGACCTGTGGACCACCGTCGACAACCTCGCCGACTTCACCAGCGCACTGGCCGAGTCCGACGCCCAGATGGAACTGTTCAACGACCAGCTCGCCGACGTGTCGACGCAGCTCGCCGACGAACGCGACACCCTCGGTCAAGCGATCACCCAGTTGACCATCGCGCTACGAGACATCAGCGGATTCATCGACGACAACGCCGACCAACTGGTGTCGAACGTGGAGGAACTGGCGCAACTGTCCGGAGTGTTCGCCAAGCAGCAGGAAGCCCTGATCACGATCCTCGACTACGCGCCGGTGGCACTGACCAACCTGGACCTCGCCTACAACGCGCGATCGGGCACTCTCGACACCCGCGACGACGTGCTCGGCCAATACGACCCGGCGTCGTTCCTATGCGCTCAACTGGCGCACGCGGTCGGGATCGAGTCGGTGCCGCAGGCCTGCATCGACCTGGCCAACGCCCTGTCCGCCAGCGACCTGCCGATGCCGCCGGAGCTACTCGACCTGGTCGGCCTCGTACCGGGGGTGAACCCGTGA
- a CDS encoding MCE family protein, with amino-acid sequence MIRRPLTRSAGGIAAAVAVLLTGCSAVPLPGGAGGGGYQVTVEFADVTDLVTYAAVKVDDVTVGQVEAITVTDDWTAEVVIRIESEVDLPDNSVAALRQTSLLGEKFIDLAPPTSATPTGRLQDGDLIPLERTDRGAEVEEVLGALALVLQGGGLDQLRTINVELVDLMAGREDEIGATLGELETFLASLDEQRDNIVTALEALERLSADLADQTDTIGDALDALAPGVTVLADQTDLISDGITALGELGAVGTEVIQATKADTLASLRALQPILEQLAAAGDHFPQGLELALSYPFPYNVADTIHDDFVNLHITLDIDVAEILGNVAGEKPTEQVDEDNPESSDPGPGLSDAVEPIIGGLADLLGLGVGSEEEE; translated from the coding sequence GTGATCCGACGACCCCTCACCCGGTCGGCCGGTGGCATCGCCGCCGCGGTCGCCGTGCTGCTGACCGGATGCTCCGCGGTGCCGCTGCCCGGCGGTGCCGGAGGTGGCGGCTACCAGGTCACCGTCGAATTCGCCGATGTCACCGACCTGGTCACCTACGCCGCGGTCAAGGTCGACGACGTCACCGTCGGGCAGGTCGAGGCGATCACCGTGACCGACGACTGGACCGCCGAGGTCGTCATCCGCATCGAATCCGAGGTGGACCTTCCCGACAACAGTGTCGCGGCGTTGCGCCAGACCAGCCTGTTGGGGGAGAAGTTCATCGACCTGGCGCCACCGACCTCGGCCACCCCCACCGGGCGCCTCCAGGACGGTGACCTCATCCCGCTGGAACGCACCGATCGGGGCGCCGAAGTCGAGGAGGTCCTGGGAGCGTTGGCGCTGGTCCTGCAAGGCGGTGGGCTCGACCAGTTGCGCACCATCAACGTCGAACTCGTCGACCTGATGGCGGGCCGAGAGGACGAGATCGGCGCGACCCTGGGGGAGCTGGAGACCTTCCTCGCCTCGCTGGACGAACAACGCGACAACATCGTGACGGCGCTGGAGGCGTTGGAGCGGTTGTCAGCCGACCTCGCCGATCAGACCGACACCATCGGTGATGCGCTCGACGCGTTGGCGCCCGGTGTGACCGTGCTGGCCGATCAGACCGACCTGATCAGCGACGGGATCACCGCCCTCGGCGAACTGGGAGCCGTCGGCACCGAGGTCATCCAGGCCACCAAAGCGGACACCCTCGCCAGTCTGCGTGCGCTGCAACCGATCCTGGAGCAGCTCGCCGCCGCCGGTGACCATTTTCCACAGGGACTGGAACTTGCGTTGTCCTACCCGTTCCCCTACAACGTCGCCGACACGATCCACGACGACTTCGTGAACCTCCACATCACCCTGGACATCGACGTCGCCGAGATCCTCGGCAACGTGGCCGGTGAGAAACCGACCGAACAGGTCGACGAGGACAACCCGGAGAGCTCCGACCCCGGTCCGGGCCTGTCCGACGCCGTCGAACCGATCATCGGGGGACTCGCCGACCTGCTGGGGCTGGGCGTCGGATCCGAGGAGGAGGAATGA
- a CDS encoding MlaD family protein: MNLARLRLQVGIFALISLLGVSFVGVRYLGWFDRSYVVYVQAEDAGGAYTHAAVAYRGVPVGRVGEITLTDDGVQLELLIEADVLVPKGAAAVVAHRSAVGEQYVDLRPVSSAGPYLADGDTLTGMSTPLPMETLLANLDGLIAEIDPEDLSVVIDELGAAFDGNEEALGRLLAAAELLVDDAMQHLPETVDLLRDGQTVLQTQLDSASAIRTWADQLAELTTTIAESDEDLRDLVATVPGATDTVSTLLDDLDPSLGALLGNMITVNGIAVRRLANVEVILVSYPMVVAGGFTVTPGDGTAHFGLVLNFDNPPPCIYGSTADYTCTQEELDQGSSVRGWQNAPGPSGPPITPVPLPGLDTGDDDSDDTETGDGEVPRPSGYDPMTGLLVDQFGAPIQFGGNGGHYDLAGEQSWKQLLLMGLS, encoded by the coding sequence ATGAATCTCGCCAGACTGCGCCTCCAGGTGGGGATCTTCGCGCTGATCTCGCTGTTGGGCGTCTCGTTCGTGGGCGTTCGTTACCTCGGTTGGTTCGACCGCTCCTATGTGGTCTACGTCCAGGCCGAGGACGCCGGCGGCGCCTACACCCACGCCGCCGTCGCCTACCGCGGCGTTCCCGTCGGCCGGGTCGGCGAGATCACGCTCACCGACGACGGAGTGCAACTGGAACTGCTCATCGAGGCCGATGTCTTGGTGCCGAAGGGCGCCGCCGCGGTCGTCGCGCACCGCTCGGCCGTCGGCGAACAGTATGTCGACCTGCGGCCCGTCAGTTCGGCGGGACCGTACCTGGCCGACGGCGACACCCTCACCGGTATGTCGACTCCACTGCCCATGGAGACCCTGCTGGCCAATTTGGATGGTCTGATCGCCGAAATCGACCCCGAGGACCTGTCCGTCGTCATCGATGAACTCGGCGCGGCCTTCGACGGCAACGAGGAGGCCCTCGGACGCCTGCTCGCCGCCGCCGAACTGCTCGTCGACGACGCGATGCAACACCTCCCCGAGACGGTCGACCTGCTGCGGGACGGCCAGACCGTGTTGCAGACCCAATTGGATTCGGCCTCGGCGATACGAACCTGGGCCGACCAGCTGGCCGAGTTGACGACCACCATCGCCGAATCCGATGAGGACCTTCGCGACCTCGTCGCCACCGTCCCGGGAGCCACCGACACCGTCTCCACTCTGCTCGACGACCTGGACCCGAGCCTGGGAGCCCTGCTGGGCAACATGATCACCGTCAACGGGATCGCCGTGCGACGTCTGGCCAATGTGGAGGTCATCCTGGTCTCCTATCCGATGGTGGTCGCAGGCGGCTTCACCGTCACCCCCGGCGACGGAACCGCCCATTTCGGACTGGTCCTGAACTTCGACAACCCGCCGCCGTGCATCTACGGCTCGACCGCCGACTACACCTGCACCCAGGAGGAACTCGATCAAGGCTCGTCGGTGCGCGGTTGGCAGAACGCCCCCGGGCCCTCCGGGCCACCGATCACCCCGGTGCCGCTGCCCGGCCTCGACACCGGCGACGACGACTCCGACGACACCGAAACCGGTGACGGCGAAGTGCCCCGACCCAGCGGGTACGACCCGATGACCGGACTCCTCGTCGACCAGTTCGGCGCCCCCATCCAGTTCGGTGGGAACGGCGGCCACTACGACCTGGCGGGCGAACAGTCCTGGAAACAGCTGCTCCTGATGGGGTTGTCGTGA
- a CDS encoding glycosyltransferase — protein sequence MLSTRIGIGVYDEAWFDYRLTLFSAITVPSMMAQSSQDFIWQLVVDKRMPPRARARFDEIMKPVENARIIEVEFKTDFRKVIVKSAKAYAAEQDAEYVLSSRLDDDDALHVKAFERLQTETERFFAESEHEYAAFSLNVGCMWLPSHARGYTRYHDSHSLGLSLLEPVDAARSVYGYPHRELKQRVTPRGAYVRGIDGNQLWWLYAAHTIADSDKGDGKRHGHILNHQHGYSVDEKLIEQFGLVPEQVARLREVTEPTPRRATKFLSLRARDTEKEIKELRTKLRKGPGRLQRVHLRRKLARLERVRVRAGSRIVE from the coding sequence GTGCTCAGCACTCGAATCGGGATCGGGGTATACGACGAGGCCTGGTTCGACTATCGATTGACGTTGTTCTCGGCGATCACGGTGCCGTCGATGATGGCACAGTCCTCACAGGACTTCATTTGGCAACTGGTGGTGGACAAGCGAATGCCGCCACGGGCCCGCGCCAGGTTCGACGAGATCATGAAGCCGGTCGAGAACGCCCGGATCATCGAGGTGGAGTTCAAGACCGATTTCCGTAAGGTCATCGTCAAGTCCGCCAAGGCATACGCGGCCGAGCAGGACGCAGAGTACGTCCTTTCGTCGCGGTTGGACGATGATGATGCCCTGCATGTCAAGGCCTTCGAGCGGCTCCAGACCGAGACCGAGCGGTTCTTCGCCGAGAGCGAGCACGAGTACGCGGCCTTCTCGCTCAACGTGGGGTGCATGTGGTTGCCCTCCCATGCACGTGGCTACACCCGATACCACGACAGTCATTCACTGGGGCTGTCGTTGTTGGAGCCCGTCGACGCCGCCAGGTCGGTGTACGGATATCCGCACCGGGAGTTGAAACAGCGGGTTACACCCCGCGGCGCATATGTCCGGGGCATCGACGGCAACCAGCTGTGGTGGTTGTACGCCGCGCATACCATCGCCGACTCCGACAAGGGAGACGGGAAGCGCCACGGTCACATCCTCAACCACCAGCACGGTTACTCGGTGGACGAGAAGCTGATCGAGCAGTTCGGCCTCGTCCCGGAGCAGGTCGCCCGGTTGCGCGAGGTGACCGAACCGACGCCGCGCCGCGCGACGAAGTTCCTGTCGCTGCGGGCCCGCGACACCGAGAAGGAGATCAAGGAGCTCCGGACCAAGCTGCGTAAGGGCCCCGGCCGTCTGCAACGCGTGCACCTGCGCAGAAAACTCGCCAGGTTGGAACGCGTCCGCGTGAGAGCCGGTTCCCGGATCGTGGAGTGA
- a CDS encoding endo alpha-1,4 polygalactosaminidase, translating to MFRSWPAAPTAVLLVLTGCGITPTGPSGALVLPPPGAGFDYQLGGDYPLPEGAEVVVRHWDAEPAEGTYSICYVNAFQTEADGPDGPDSWPDGTVWAETDDPDWPGEYPIDLSTNEKRRAAAEFVAARFDTCATAGFAAVELDNLDTFTRYDDAPFDRDDAIAYATLLVEAATERGLAVGQKNTVELLDVATEIGFTFAIVENCGEYGECRDYPDVYGKRVYAIEYTPEGFAAACDAVDYAVILRDLNLTTPSHPDYQRETC from the coding sequence ATGTTCCGCTCGTGGCCGGCGGCGCCGACGGCCGTACTCCTCGTGCTCACCGGCTGTGGCATCACGCCGACGGGCCCCTCCGGTGCCCTGGTGCTTCCGCCGCCCGGTGCGGGGTTCGACTACCAGTTGGGTGGTGACTATCCGCTGCCCGAGGGCGCCGAGGTCGTGGTGCGTCACTGGGATGCGGAACCGGCGGAGGGCACGTATTCCATCTGTTACGTCAACGCCTTCCAGACCGAGGCCGACGGTCCGGACGGCCCCGACTCTTGGCCGGACGGTACGGTGTGGGCCGAAACCGACGATCCGGACTGGCCGGGGGAGTACCCGATCGACCTGAGCACCAACGAGAAACGCCGGGCGGCCGCGGAGTTCGTGGCCGCCCGGTTCGACACCTGCGCCACCGCCGGCTTCGCTGCCGTCGAATTGGACAACCTCGACACCTTCACCCGGTATGACGACGCACCCTTCGACCGCGACGACGCGATCGCCTACGCCACCCTGCTCGTTGAGGCCGCCACCGAGCGGGGCCTTGCCGTCGGGCAGAAAAACACCGTCGAGCTGCTGGACGTCGCCACCGAGATCGGGTTCACCTTCGCGATCGTCGAGAACTGCGGTGAGTACGGCGAGTGCCGCGACTATCCCGATGTGTATGGCAAACGGGTATATGCGATCGAATACACGCCCGAGGGATTCGCCGCCGCGTGCGACGCGGTCGACTACGCCGTGATCCTGCGCGACCTAAACCTGACCACGCCCAGCCACCCGGACTATCAACGCGAAACCTGTTGA
- a CDS encoding type II toxin-antitoxin system death-on-curing family toxin — protein MTDYLSLEDLLRIAVKIQGVSPPQVRDYGLLDSAAARPQASVFGDEAYPSLDEKAAALLHSLARNHTLVDGNTRLAWVAMRVFCQLNGADLQAPDVDSAEEFVLATARGELDVPEIAKTLATWRF, from the coding sequence ATGACCGACTATCTCTCACTTGAAGATCTGTTGCGGATCGCGGTCAAGATCCAGGGCGTGTCACCTCCACAAGTCCGTGACTACGGCCTGTTGGATTCGGCGGCCGCGAGGCCACAGGCATCCGTCTTCGGCGACGAGGCCTACCCGAGCCTTGACGAGAAGGCGGCGGCCTTGTTGCATTCGCTGGCGCGCAATCACACACTGGTTGACGGAAACACGCGGCTCGCCTGGGTGGCTATGCGGGTCTTCTGCCAGCTGAATGGTGCCGATCTGCAAGCGCCTGACGTGGACTCGGCAGAGGAGTTTGTGCTGGCGACCGCACGAGGTGAACTGGACGTTCCCGAGATCGCCAAGACCTTGGCGACTTGGCGCTTCTGA
- a CDS encoding Hsp70 family protein, producing MRFEPNPKRRVDDGSILLGDNECDVVTVFAAVLGRVRDECVRVAGHVPATTLTHPATWGSARRMVLEDAATAAGFPDVRIRAEPVAAATYFARQTDVDLPVGSAVVVFDFGGGTFDVSVVRRTTEEFEVLSVDGVDDLGGVDIDHRLMEHLGRQFSDAPEWNRLMQPAAPEDRRGRRTFVDDVRSVKEQLSRHARADLLIPLVNRETHLTREELEQVTGPMLERAMRVTTAVIRASRLESGQVAGVFLVGGASRMPLVATLLHRHTGIAPTVIDQPELVVAHGATLEPAQPTPPQRQTVSSPPTPSGISPEDQRPELPHPDHRLPSGPVPPPHPPLSAPAAVTAPASGTDHQQPDERQPWALKLAKIAVWAQVLALLAGSVVYLPSFWSAVLLLASIAGAITVTRRRRSRLHEAISLGSQYLVIGLTYWLVFVDSWETVAVAVLLLTEVMAISMLHAAAGWFSGVSVRRSVWWLKLTKVLMAGQFALLVFVGVFPMHWTADNYARSFAADAAEVVPFYIAVVIGAGFAFWGLMRQPPMAWGWWTAVLMRCYLVGAALLVFVMTGGHLAVVPLVAAVGPSVAIISLVIAARRFYLRPVEGGLDVEPKPGVPAMV from the coding sequence GTGCGGTTTGAACCGAATCCGAAGCGTCGAGTGGATGACGGCAGCATTCTGTTGGGGGACAACGAATGTGACGTTGTGACGGTGTTTGCGGCGGTCCTGGGGCGGGTGCGGGACGAGTGTGTTCGGGTGGCCGGTCATGTTCCGGCGACGACGTTGACTCATCCGGCGACTTGGGGGTCGGCTCGGCGGATGGTTCTGGAGGACGCAGCGACCGCCGCCGGGTTCCCGGACGTTCGCATACGGGCGGAGCCGGTCGCGGCGGCGACGTATTTCGCACGGCAGACCGATGTGGACTTGCCGGTGGGTTCGGCGGTTGTGGTATTCGATTTCGGTGGCGGGACCTTCGACGTTTCGGTGGTGCGACGGACCACGGAGGAGTTCGAGGTATTGAGCGTCGACGGGGTCGATGACCTGGGCGGTGTCGATATCGATCACCGGTTGATGGAACACCTCGGTCGGCAGTTCTCGGATGCTCCGGAGTGGAATCGATTGATGCAACCGGCCGCTCCTGAGGACCGCCGAGGTCGGCGGACCTTTGTGGATGATGTGCGTTCGGTTAAGGAACAGTTGTCCCGGCATGCGCGCGCCGACCTGTTGATTCCGTTGGTGAACCGAGAGACCCACCTGACTCGTGAAGAGCTGGAACAGGTGACCGGTCCGATGTTGGAACGGGCCATGCGGGTCACGACGGCCGTGATCCGCGCTTCCCGACTGGAAAGTGGGCAGGTCGCCGGGGTGTTCCTGGTTGGCGGGGCCAGCCGGATGCCGCTGGTGGCGACCCTGCTGCACCGACACACCGGCATCGCACCGACCGTCATCGACCAACCCGAACTCGTCGTCGCCCACGGTGCCACCCTGGAACCCGCCCAACCCACCCCACCACAACGCCAGACGGTTAGTAGCCCGCCAACGCCCAGCGGCATCTCACCCGAGGATCAACGACCTGAACTTCCGCATCCCGACCACCGGTTGCCGAGCGGTCCCGTGCCACCCCCTCATCCGCCGCTTTCGGCTCCGGCCGCAGTAACCGCGCCTGCGTCCGGCACGGACCATCAACAGCCCGACGAACGACAACCATGGGCACTGAAGCTGGCGAAGATAGCCGTCTGGGCCCAAGTGCTCGCCCTCCTCGCCGGGTCGGTCGTCTACCTCCCGTCCTTCTGGTCGGCGGTGCTCCTACTGGCATCTATTGCCGGCGCCATAACGGTCACCAGGCGGCGCCGCAGCCGGTTGCACGAGGCGATCTCACTGGGAAGTCAATACCTGGTCATCGGCCTTACCTATTGGCTCGTGTTCGTCGATAGCTGGGAGACCGTGGCGGTAGCGGTGCTGCTGCTGACCGAGGTCATGGCGATATCGATGCTGCATGCCGCCGCCGGGTGGTTCTCCGGAGTATCGGTTCGGCGTTCGGTGTGGTGGCTGAAGCTCACCAAGGTGCTGATGGCGGGGCAGTTCGCCCTACTGGTCTTCGTCGGGGTGTTCCCGATGCACTGGACCGCCGATAATTACGCCCGCAGCTTCGCCGCCGATGCGGCCGAGGTCGTGCCCTTTTATATTGCGGTCGTGATCGGGGCGGGCTTTGCCTTCTGGGGGCTGATGAGACAGCCACCGATGGCGTGGGGATGGTGGACCGCAGTGCTCATGCGGTGTTACCTCGTCGGCGCGGCGTTGCTGGTCTTTGTCATGACGGGCGGGCACCTGGCTGTAGTGCCGTTGGTGGCGGCTGTCGGCCCGTCCGTAGCGATCATCTCACTGGTCATCGCCGCGCGCCGCTTCTACCTTCGGCCGGTCGAAGGCGGCCTCGATGTCGAGCCGAAGCCTGGTGTCCCGGCCATGGTCTAA